One segment of Anatilimnocola aggregata DNA contains the following:
- a CDS encoding ArdC family protein produces MIAQTEIYQQVTDQIIKQLESGVGEWRKRWASAGSGLPRNVAGRSYRGVNILLLWSAAQDRGFDSTMWGTFNQWKGVGGHVKRGEKGTRIIFWRVVTETVTDPKTGQEKEERRFFCKQFVVFNLAQCGGDKLERFRTVRPVREFVDFTPAEEAISATGADIRHIGNRAFYTPDSDFVQLPPKVAFDSEAAYYSTALHELVHWSGHDSRLNRLDKLTRFGDQSYAAEELVAELGAAFLSSSLGVPNVPLQDNAAYLKSWLEVLRTDNRAIFTAATAASAAADYILGFSQQNEAEEAEEEEALLV; encoded by the coding sequence ATGATCGCTCAAACCGAAATCTACCAGCAAGTCACCGACCAGATCATCAAGCAACTCGAAAGCGGAGTCGGTGAATGGCGCAAACGGTGGGCGAGCGCCGGCTCCGGCCTGCCACGAAACGTGGCAGGCCGGAGCTACCGAGGCGTCAACATCTTGCTGCTCTGGTCAGCCGCTCAGGATCGTGGTTTCGATTCGACGATGTGGGGAACGTTTAACCAATGGAAAGGCGTTGGTGGTCACGTTAAGCGTGGTGAGAAGGGAACTCGAATCATTTTCTGGCGAGTCGTCACAGAGACGGTCACAGACCCGAAGACTGGTCAGGAGAAAGAGGAACGCCGGTTCTTTTGCAAACAATTCGTCGTTTTCAATCTCGCCCAGTGCGGCGGCGACAAGCTCGAGCGCTTTCGCACCGTTCGCCCCGTTCGTGAGTTTGTGGATTTCACTCCGGCTGAAGAAGCGATTTCGGCGACGGGTGCCGACATTCGGCACATCGGCAACCGGGCCTTCTACACTCCCGATTCCGACTTCGTACAACTACCGCCTAAGGTCGCTTTCGACAGCGAAGCGGCCTATTACTCGACAGCACTCCATGAATTGGTTCACTGGAGCGGTCACGATAGCCGCCTAAATCGGCTCGACAAGTTGACACGGTTCGGAGATCAGTCTTATGCCGCTGAAGAGTTGGTCGCCGAACTCGGCGCTGCCTTCCTGTCATCATCGCTTGGCGTTCCAAACGTGCCGCTGCAGGACAATGCGGCGTATCTCAAGTCATGGCTAGAAGTGCTGCGAACTGACAACCGGGCGATCTTCACCGCTGCAACTGCCGCCAGCGCTGCTGCTGATTACATCCTGGGATTCAGCCAACAGAACGAAGCCGAAGAAGCAGAAGAGGAGGAGGCATTGCTTGTCTAG